A region from the Pseudomonas sp. P8_229 genome encodes:
- a CDS encoding OsmC family protein — MTVTVNTVSAEGFRHTVKIDEHELFADVPKSAGGEGTAPEPHDYFDAALGACKALTLKMYAKKKDIPLTGVGVEVKRDSSEEQKGKYVLHVTLTLKGVLTDAQREELLRVADRCPIHKLMTTTDVSIETHAPQGFDSQ; from the coding sequence ATGACTGTTACCGTCAACACCGTCTCCGCCGAAGGTTTTCGTCACACCGTAAAGATCGACGAGCACGAATTGTTTGCCGACGTACCGAAGTCGGCCGGTGGCGAAGGCACCGCGCCTGAGCCGCACGACTACTTCGACGCAGCCCTTGGCGCTTGCAAGGCCCTGACCTTGAAGATGTACGCGAAGAAGAAAGACATCCCGCTGACCGGCGTCGGTGTCGAGGTCAAACGTGACAGTAGCGAGGAACAGAAAGGCAAATACGTGCTACACGTCACCCTCACGCTCAAGGGCGTGCTGACTGACGCGCAACGCGAAGAGTTGCTACGAGTGGCCGACCGCTGCCCGATCCACAAACTGATGACCACGACCGACGTCAGCATCGAAACCCACGCCCCGCAAGGCTTCGATAGCCAGTAA
- a CDS encoding methyl-accepting chemotaxis protein: MSIRSLNIAPRAGLGFGLLALMVFALGAFALLQMSNMRAQSDEVDNNWLPSVMAVGEMSQDMLRLRALTMRLLLNRDPQALEQNVTKLNELRSVLSEAQQRYDVLIVLPEERSLFDRFKVAEHKYLELQAQVMTLSAQNRVEEAAAILNGQMSPLADDIAVTLRDLVELNKHNANLATEAARLVFINSRVWVGVMIGITALITIGLALLLTRSIVLPLAQSLGVAQVVAGGDLTGDISISGKDEPARLLQALKSMQHNLRDTIRQISESSSQLASASEELSCVTEDATRGLHQQSLEIEQAATAVNQMTAAVEEVASNAVATSEASRESDRIAQHGREQVKQTVTSIESLAEDVTSNATQVEDLAQKVHGISKVLDVIRSIAEQTNLLALNAAIEAARAGDAGRGFAVVADEVRALAHRTQQSTQEIEQMIGGIRQGTDSAVSSMQQSNIRAHSTLELAKAAGMALEEIASAFTLINERNLVIASASEEQAAVAREVDRNLMNIRDLAMQTSAGANQTSAASQELSRLAVDLNNMVAKFSV, translated from the coding sequence ATGAGTATCCGTAGTCTCAATATCGCGCCGCGTGCCGGCCTGGGTTTTGGTTTGCTGGCGCTGATGGTGTTTGCCCTGGGGGCGTTCGCCCTGCTGCAGATGTCGAACATGCGCGCGCAGTCTGATGAGGTCGATAACAACTGGCTGCCGAGCGTGATGGCGGTTGGCGAGATGAGTCAGGACATGCTGCGCCTGCGGGCGCTGACCATGCGCCTGCTGCTCAATCGCGATCCGCAGGCTCTGGAGCAGAATGTCACCAAGCTCAACGAGCTGCGCAGTGTGTTGAGTGAGGCCCAGCAACGCTATGACGTGTTGATTGTGTTGCCCGAGGAGCGAAGTCTGTTTGATCGCTTCAAGGTCGCCGAGCACAAGTATCTGGAGCTGCAGGCGCAGGTCATGACGTTGTCGGCGCAGAACCGGGTGGAGGAGGCGGCGGCAATTCTCAACGGCCAGATGAGTCCGTTGGCGGACGACATCGCTGTGACCTTGCGCGACCTGGTCGAGCTGAACAAGCACAACGCTAATCTCGCGACCGAAGCAGCGCGGTTGGTGTTTATCAATTCGCGGGTGTGGGTCGGTGTGATGATCGGCATCACCGCGCTGATCACCATCGGTCTGGCGCTGCTGCTGACCCGCAGCATTGTCCTGCCGCTGGCGCAATCGCTGGGTGTGGCGCAAGTGGTGGCCGGTGGCGATCTGACGGGCGATATCAGTATTTCCGGCAAGGACGAACCGGCGCGGCTGCTGCAGGCGCTGAAAAGCATGCAACACAATTTGCGCGACACTATCCGGCAGATTTCCGAGTCGTCCAGCCAACTGGCGTCGGCCTCGGAGGAACTCAGTTGCGTCACCGAAGACGCCACGCGCGGGCTGCATCAGCAGAGCCTGGAGATCGAGCAGGCCGCGACAGCGGTCAATCAGATGACCGCTGCAGTGGAAGAGGTGGCGAGCAATGCGGTGGCGACTTCCGAGGCATCGCGCGAGTCTGACCGCATTGCCCAGCATGGGCGCGAGCAGGTCAAGCAGACCGTGACGTCAATCGAATCCCTGGCCGAGGATGTCACGTCCAACGCCACGCAGGTGGAAGACCTGGCGCAGAAGGTTCATGGCATCAGCAAGGTGCTGGACGTGATCCGTTCGATTGCCGAACAGACCAATCTGCTGGCGCTGAACGCCGCGATTGAAGCGGCGCGCGCCGGGGATGCGGGGCGTGGTTTTGCGGTGGTGGCCGATGAGGTGCGGGCGCTGGCGCATCGTACCCAGCAGTCGACCCAGGAAATCGAGCAGATGATCGGCGGCATTCGGCAGGGTACTGATTCGGCGGTGAGCTCGATGCAGCAGAGCAACATTCGTGCGCATTCGACCCTGGAGTTGGCGAAGGCAGCGGGTATGGCGCTGGAGGAGATCGCCTCGGCGTTCACCTTGATCAACGAGCGCAACCTGGTGATCGCCAGCGCCTCGGAGGAGCAGGCGGCGGTGGCGCGGGAGGTGGACCGCAATCTGATGAACATCCGCGATCTGGCGATGCAGACGTCGGCGGGGGCCAATCAGACCAGCGCGGCGAGTCAGGAACTGTCGCGGCTGGCGGTGGATTTGAACAATATGGTGGCGAAGTTTTCGGTCTGA
- a CDS encoding DUF3108 domain-containing protein yields MRRALLFACALLALPFAQAADLQPFSASYTADWKQLPMSGTAERSLTKEANGVWKLSFKASMMIANLTEESTLTVDKDTLLPQSYHFERGGLGKAKKSDLDFDWNAKMVTGIDRGDAVKVPLNRGMVDKSTYQLALQHDLASGKKTMSYQVVDGGDVDTYDFRVLGTEKVETKAGKIDAIKVERVRDPTQSKRITVLWFAKDWDYLLVRLQQVETDGKEYNIMLQDGTVNGKTVKGS; encoded by the coding sequence ATGCGTCGCGCCCTGCTTTTCGCTTGCGCCTTGCTCGCCCTGCCCTTCGCGCAGGCGGCAGACCTTCAACCGTTCTCCGCCAGCTACACCGCCGACTGGAAGCAGTTACCCATGAGCGGCACCGCCGAACGCAGCCTGACCAAGGAAGCCAACGGCGTCTGGAAACTCAGCTTCAAGGCGTCGATGATGATCGCCAACCTGACCGAAGAAAGCACCCTGACCGTCGACAAGGACACGTTGCTGCCACAGTCCTACCACTTCGAACGGGGTGGTTTGGGCAAGGCCAAGAAGTCTGACCTGGATTTCGACTGGAACGCCAAGATGGTCACCGGTATCGATCGTGGTGACGCGGTCAAGGTTCCACTCAACCGCGGCATGGTCGACAAGTCCACGTATCAACTGGCACTGCAACACGACCTGGCGTCCGGCAAGAAGACCATGAGCTATCAAGTGGTCGACGGCGGCGATGTCGATACCTACGACTTCCGCGTACTGGGTACCGAAAAAGTCGAAACGAAAGCCGGCAAGATCGACGCGATCAAAGTCGAGCGCGTGCGCGATCCGACACAAAGCAAGCGCATCACCGTCCTGTGGTTCGCCAAGGACTGGGATTACCTGCTGGTTCGCCTGCAACAAGTTGAAACCGACGGCAAGGAGTACAACATCATGCTCCAGGACGGCACGGTCAACGGCAAAACCGTTAAAGGCAGCTGA
- the purN gene encoding phosphoribosylglycinamide formyltransferase — protein MSATCDVVVLLSGTGSNLQALIDSTRTGDSPVRIAAVISNRVDAYGLQRASDAGIATRSLDHKAFEGREAFDAALIELIDEFKPKLVVLAGFMRILSADFVRHYQGRLLNIHPSLLPKYKGLHTHQRALEAGDAEHGCSVHFVTEELDGGPLVVQAVLPVELHDTPQSLAQRVHVQEHLIYPMAVRWFAEGRLALGEQGALLDGQLLAASGHLIRH, from the coding sequence ATGTCCGCAACCTGTGATGTCGTGGTGCTGTTGTCCGGCACCGGCAGTAACTTGCAGGCTCTGATCGACAGCACGCGGACCGGCGACAGCCCGGTCCGCATCGCTGCGGTGATTTCCAACCGCGTCGACGCCTACGGCCTGCAACGCGCCAGTGACGCGGGTATCGCCACCCGCTCGCTGGATCACAAGGCATTCGAAGGTCGCGAGGCCTTCGATGCTGCCCTGATCGAACTGATCGACGAATTCAAACCGAAACTCGTGGTACTGGCCGGCTTCATGCGCATTCTCAGCGCTGATTTCGTTCGCCACTACCAGGGTCGCCTGCTCAATATCCACCCGTCGCTGCTGCCCAAATACAAAGGGTTACACACTCATCAGCGCGCGCTGGAGGCCGGCGACGCCGAGCACGGCTGCTCAGTGCACTTCGTCACCGAGGAACTCGATGGCGGACCACTGGTCGTACAGGCAGTATTACCGGTAGAGTTGCACGACACGCCGCAGAGTCTGGCGCAGCGAGTCCATGTTCAGGAACACCTGATCTACCCGATGGCTGTACGCTGGTTTGCCGAAGGGCGACTGGCACTCGGTGAGCAAGGTGCTTTACTGGATGGCCAGTTACTCGCGGCCAGCGGCCACTTGATTCGACACTAG
- the purM gene encoding phosphoribosylformylglycinamidine cyclo-ligase produces MSKQPSLSYKDAGVDIDAGEALVERIKSVAKRTARPEVMGGLGGFGALCEIPAGYKQPVLVSGTDGVGTKLRLALNLNKHDSIGIDLVAMCVNDLVVCGAEPLFFLDYYATGKLNVDTAAQVVTGIGAGCELSGCSLVGGETAEMPGMYEGEDYDLAGFCVGVVEKAEIIDGSKVATGDALIALPSSGPHSNGYSLIRKIIEVSGADIENIQLDGKPLTDLLMAPTRIYVKPLLKLIKDTGAVKAMAHITGGGLLDNIPRVLPKGAQAVVDVASWTRPAVFDWLQEQGNVDETEMHRVLNCGVGMVICVAQEHVDVALKTLRDAGEQPWVIGQIAAAAEGAAQVDLQNLKAH; encoded by the coding sequence ATGAGCAAGCAACCCTCCCTGAGCTACAAGGACGCCGGTGTAGACATCGACGCCGGTGAAGCATTGGTCGAACGCATCAAGAGCGTCGCCAAGCGCACTGCGCGCCCGGAAGTCATGGGCGGCCTGGGCGGTTTCGGCGCCCTCTGCGAAATCCCGGCCGGCTACAAGCAGCCTGTGCTGGTTTCCGGTACCGACGGCGTCGGCACCAAGCTGCGCCTGGCGCTGAACCTGAACAAGCACGACAGCATCGGCATCGACCTGGTTGCCATGTGCGTCAACGACCTCGTCGTTTGCGGCGCAGAGCCACTGTTCTTCCTCGATTACTACGCCACCGGCAAACTGAATGTCGACACCGCAGCCCAGGTTGTAACCGGCATCGGCGCCGGCTGCGAACTGTCCGGTTGCTCGCTGGTCGGCGGTGAAACCGCTGAAATGCCTGGCATGTACGAAGGCGAAGACTACGACCTGGCCGGTTTCTGCGTCGGCGTGGTGGAAAAGGCTGAAATCATCGACGGCTCGAAAGTCGCCACCGGTGACGCGCTGATCGCCCTGCCATCGTCCGGCCCGCACTCCAACGGCTACTCGCTGATCCGCAAGATCATCGAAGTGTCCGGCGCCGACATCGAAAACATCCAGCTCGACGGCAAACCACTGACCGACCTGCTGATGGCCCCGACCCGCATCTACGTGAAGCCGCTGCTCAAGCTGATCAAAGACACCGGCGCGGTCAAAGCCATGGCCCACATCACCGGTGGCGGCCTGCTGGACAACATCCCGCGCGTTCTGCCAAAAGGTGCTCAGGCCGTGGTTGACGTGGCCAGCTGGACTCGCCCGGCCGTCTTCGACTGGCTGCAAGAGCAAGGCAACGTCGACGAAACCGAAATGCACCGCGTGCTGAACTGCGGCGTCGGCATGGTGATCTGCGTGGCTCAGGAGCACGTAGACGTTGCTCTGAAGACCCTGCGCGACGCTGGCGAACAGCCTTGGGTCATCGGCCAGATCGCCGCTGCCGCCGAAGGTGCAGCTCAGGTTGATCTGCAGAACCTTAAGGCTCATTAA
- a CDS encoding DUF2066 domain-containing protein: MRFCKLLVVGCLSVVSLASHAENLKGLYQVRQPVSSQAPEERDRATQAALDTLVLRLTGDPKAPQSPGLAAIRKDPQQIISQFGFDAGPPEVLKVDFDPATTEQALRRAGLSLWGASRPSILSWWLNDSTEGSSLVGDGQAAAAPLRAAAQHRGLPLRLPLADLSEQLVATAPVLDGTDPAPLHGASERYGADALLAVHAHEEGGQWQAKWHLWLGDQKEAGSVQGADQAAVADAVMLAVAERLAPRFVAKPGVSGQQTLEVQGMNLEHYAALLRLLEPFGVRLQSVEGDRIVYRVSGSADQLRAQLSLAKLQELPAEAPAPVAPPQPAVAGSAPVVAAAPAPVAPSLRFRW, encoded by the coding sequence ATGCGTTTTTGTAAATTGTTGGTTGTGGGTTGTTTGTCTGTGGTCAGCCTGGCGAGTCACGCCGAAAACCTCAAAGGTCTCTATCAAGTACGCCAGCCGGTCAGCAGCCAGGCACCCGAAGAGCGTGATCGCGCCACACAGGCTGCGCTGGATACGCTGGTGTTGCGTCTGACCGGCGACCCGAAGGCGCCGCAGAGCCCGGGTCTGGCGGCGATTCGCAAGGATCCGCAACAGATCATCAGCCAGTTCGGTTTCGATGCCGGGCCGCCGGAAGTGCTGAAAGTCGATTTCGATCCGGCCACCACCGAGCAGGCGCTGCGTCGCGCGGGGCTGTCGTTGTGGGGCGCGAGTCGACCGTCGATCCTGAGCTGGTGGCTGAACGATTCGACTGAAGGTTCGAGCCTGGTCGGTGACGGTCAGGCCGCTGCTGCGCCGTTGCGTGCGGCGGCCCAGCATCGTGGTCTGCCGTTGCGCTTGCCTCTGGCGGATCTGAGTGAACAACTGGTGGCCACCGCGCCGGTGCTGGACGGCACCGATCCTGCGCCGTTGCACGGGGCTTCGGAGCGTTACGGCGCGGATGCCTTGCTGGCGGTGCATGCGCACGAAGAAGGTGGGCAGTGGCAGGCCAAATGGCATCTGTGGCTGGGCGATCAAAAAGAGGCCGGCAGCGTGCAGGGCGCTGATCAGGCTGCAGTGGCCGATGCGGTGATGCTGGCGGTGGCCGAGCGTCTGGCGCCGAGGTTTGTTGCCAAGCCTGGGGTGTCGGGTCAACAGACCCTGGAAGTGCAGGGCATGAATCTTGAGCATTATGCCGCGCTGCTGCGGTTACTCGAACCATTCGGTGTGCGTCTGCAAAGTGTCGAGGGTGATCGCATCGTGTATCGGGTCAGCGGCAGCGCCGATCAGTTGCGCGCGCAATTGTCGCTGGCGAAGTTGCAGGAGTTGCCGGCTGAAGCGCCGGCACCGGTGGCGCCACCACAACCGGCCGTTGCCGGTTCTGCGCCGGTTGTCGCTGCGGCCCCGGCACCTGTGGCGCCATCGTTGCGGTTTCGCTGGTAA
- a CDS encoding AI-2E family transporter yields the protein MADSRRWFWLGGVVLLCAFVWLLHPILTPFLVALLLAYLFDPLVDRLERLGLSRTWGVIAVFALFTLIVTTLLLVLVPMLAKQLLRLYELAPQMLDWLQHTALPWAQSKLGLSDGFWKFDKVKSAISEHMGQTTDIVSVVLSQATASSLALIGWLANLVLIPVVSFYLLRDWDVMMAKIRSLLPRDREETIVSLAGECHEVLGAFVRGQLLVMLALGVIYAAGLMIVGLELGLLIGLIAGLAAIVPYMGFVIGIGAALIAGLFQFGGDLYPMIGIVAVFMVGQALEGMVLTPLLVGDRIGLHPVAVIFAILAGGELFGFTGVLLALPVAAVIMVLVRHVHDLYKDSDIYSGVDDPEL from the coding sequence ATGGCCGATTCGCGGCGTTGGTTCTGGCTCGGTGGGGTAGTCCTGCTTTGCGCGTTTGTCTGGTTGCTGCACCCGATCCTCACGCCGTTTCTGGTGGCGTTGCTGCTGGCGTATCTGTTCGATCCGCTGGTGGATCGCCTTGAGCGACTCGGCCTGTCGCGCACTTGGGGCGTGATCGCGGTGTTTGCCTTGTTCACGTTGATCGTCACGACCCTGTTGCTGGTGTTGGTGCCGATGCTCGCCAAGCAGTTGCTGCGTTTGTATGAACTGGCGCCGCAGATGCTCGACTGGCTGCAGCACACCGCATTGCCGTGGGCGCAGTCGAAACTGGGCTTGTCGGACGGTTTCTGGAAGTTCGACAAGGTCAAGTCAGCGATCAGCGAGCACATGGGCCAGACCACCGACATCGTCAGTGTGGTGTTGAGTCAGGCGACAGCTTCAAGCCTGGCGCTGATTGGCTGGCTGGCGAACCTGGTGCTGATTCCTGTGGTGAGCTTTTACCTGCTGCGCGACTGGGACGTGATGATGGCCAAGATTCGCAGCCTGTTGCCGCGCGATCGCGAAGAAACCATCGTCTCATTGGCTGGCGAATGTCACGAGGTGCTAGGTGCGTTCGTGCGCGGGCAATTGCTGGTCATGCTGGCGCTGGGTGTGATCTACGCCGCAGGCCTGATGATCGTCGGTCTGGAGTTGGGGCTGTTGATCGGCCTGATCGCGGGACTGGCAGCGATCGTGCCGTACATGGGCTTCGTGATCGGGATTGGCGCGGCACTGATTGCCGGGTTGTTCCAGTTCGGTGGCGATCTGTATCCGATGATCGGGATTGTCGCGGTGTTCATGGTGGGGCAGGCCCTGGAAGGCATGGTGCTGACGCCACTGCTGGTGGGCGACCGGATCGGTCTGCATCCGGTGGCGGTGATCTTCGCGATTCTGGCCGGTGGCGAGCTGTTCGGTTTCACCGGTGTCTTGCTGGCATTGCCGGTGGCGGCGGTAATCATGGTGCTGGTGCGTCACGTGCACGATTTGTACAAGGACTCTGATATCTACAGCGGGGTCGACGACCCCGAGTTGTAG
- the hda gene encoding DnaA regulatory inactivator Hda, whose protein sequence is MKPIQLPLGVRLRDDATFINYYPGANAAALGYVERLCEADAGWTESLIYLWGKHGVGRTHLLQAACLRFEQMGEPAVYLPLAELMDRGIEILDNLEQYELVCLDDLQVIAGKPDWEEAMFHLFNRLRDSGRRLLIAASTSPRELPVKLADLKSRLTLALIFQMRPLSDEDKLRALQLRASRRGLHLTDEVGHFILTRGTRSMSALFDLLEQLDQASLQAQRKLTIPFLKETLGW, encoded by the coding sequence ATGAAACCGATTCAGCTGCCCCTAGGTGTGCGTCTGCGTGACGACGCCACCTTCATCAACTACTACCCAGGCGCCAATGCCGCTGCACTCGGCTATGTCGAGCGCCTATGCGAAGCCGACGCTGGCTGGACCGAAAGCCTGATCTATCTGTGGGGCAAGCATGGCGTAGGACGTACGCATCTGTTGCAGGCTGCGTGTCTGCGTTTCGAGCAGATGGGTGAGCCGGCAGTGTATCTGCCGTTGGCCGAGTTGATGGATCGCGGCATCGAAATTCTCGACAACCTTGAACAGTACGAGCTGGTCTGCCTGGATGACTTGCAGGTGATTGCCGGCAAGCCGGACTGGGAAGAGGCGATGTTTCATCTGTTTAACCGTCTGCGTGACAGCGGTCGGCGCCTGCTGATCGCCGCGTCCACCTCGCCGCGCGAGCTGCCGGTCAAACTGGCCGACCTCAAATCACGCCTGACCCTGGCGCTGATCTTCCAGATGCGACCGCTTTCCGATGAAGACAAATTGCGCGCGCTGCAGTTGCGCGCTTCGCGTCGCGGTCTGCACCTGACCGATGAGGTCGGTCATTTTATTTTGACCCGCGGTACCCGCAGCATGAGTGCATTGTTCGACTTGCTCGAACAACTGGATCAGGCCTCGTTGCAGGCGCAGCGCAAGCTCACAATTCCGTTCCTCAAAGAAACTCTCGGTTGGTAG
- a CDS encoding C40 family peptidase, translated as MLNRFAPLVPLALVTLLFGCAAHSPVQEQPQQVKNSATAQSSVIYQEELATEKELADFNGKKPYELPVLADSILERGMSLIGTRYRFGGTSEAGFDCSGFIGYLFREEAGMNLPRSTREMINVDAPLVSRSNLEPGDLLFFATNGRRGRVSHAGIYLGDNQFIHSSSRRSGGVRIDSLGDSYWSKTFIEAKRALAMAPTVVTARK; from the coding sequence ATGCTAAATCGCTTCGCACCCCTCGTGCCTCTCGCACTCGTCACCCTGTTGTTCGGTTGCGCTGCTCATTCTCCAGTTCAAGAGCAGCCTCAACAGGTTAAAAATTCTGCTACTGCCCAGTCTTCCGTTATTTATCAGGAAGAGCTGGCTACTGAAAAAGAACTCGCCGATTTCAACGGCAAGAAGCCTTACGAGCTTCCGGTTCTGGCCGACAGCATCCTCGAACGCGGCATGTCCCTGATCGGTACCCGTTACCGTTTCGGCGGTACCTCTGAAGCCGGTTTCGACTGCAGCGGTTTCATCGGTTACCTGTTCCGCGAAGAAGCCGGCATGAATCTGCCGCGCTCCACCCGCGAAATGATCAATGTGGATGCCCCGCTGGTCTCGCGCAGCAATCTGGAGCCGGGTGATCTGCTGTTCTTCGCCACCAATGGTCGTCGCGGTCGTGTAAGTCACGCCGGGATCTACCTGGGCGACAACCAGTTCATTCACTCCAGCAGTCGTCGCAGCGGCGGTGTTCGCATCGACAGCCTGGGTGACAGCTACTGGAGCAAGACCTTCATCGAAGCCAAGCGCGCCCTCGCGATGGCGCCGACCGTGGTCACCGCTCGCAAGTGA
- a CDS encoding C40 family peptidase, which translates to MTMSARLALIFFAALLSACASRTPPPAPVVRAPVVFGPSQSFSPAAEDVLFRALGLVGTPYRWGGNTPDSGFDCSGLIGFVYRDAAGINLPRSTRELIVMQAPNVGKEGLQTGDLIFFATNGGSQVSHAGIYVGEGRFVHAPATGGTVKLDSLSKAYWQKAYLSAKRVLQPEHLAHNP; encoded by the coding sequence ATGACGATGTCGGCCCGCCTTGCTTTGATCTTCTTCGCAGCGCTGCTCAGCGCCTGCGCCAGTCGCACACCGCCGCCTGCGCCCGTCGTACGCGCCCCGGTGGTGTTCGGACCTTCCCAATCATTCTCCCCCGCTGCTGAAGACGTGCTGTTTCGCGCGCTCGGCCTGGTTGGTACACCTTACCGCTGGGGTGGCAACACGCCTGATTCGGGGTTCGACTGCAGTGGTCTGATCGGTTTTGTTTACCGCGACGCGGCCGGTATCAATCTGCCTCGCTCGACGCGTGAGCTGATCGTGATGCAGGCGCCGAACGTTGGCAAAGAAGGCTTGCAGACCGGAGATCTGATCTTCTTCGCCACCAATGGCGGCTCGCAAGTCAGTCATGCAGGGATCTACGTCGGGGAAGGGCGCTTCGTGCATGCGCCGGCAACCGGCGGCACGGTGAAGCTCGATAGTCTGTCGAAGGCGTATTGGCAGAAAGCCTATCTGAGTGCCAAGCGGGTGTTGCAGCCTGAGCATCTGGCGCATAACCCTTAG
- a CDS encoding sorbosone dehydrogenase family protein, whose translation MRKTQLALVIALAGGLAACGESSSLQVSDGTGPSPKLPEPNNTLIPTVNIAPAVGWPAGGKPTAAAGTQVAAFAEGLDHPRWLYVLPNGDVLVAETNAPPKPDDSSGIRGWVMKKVMGKAGAGVPSPNRITLLRDADHDGVAETRTVFLQNLNSPFGMTLVGNDLYVADTDRLLRFHYEPGATEIKTQPIKVTDLPGGTLNHHWTKNVIASKDGSRLYVTVGSNSNVGENGLDKEEGRAAIWEVDRATGNHRIFASGIRNPNGLAWEPTTGALWTAVNERDEIGSDLVPDYITSVKDGGFYGWPFSYYGQHVDVRVKPQNLDLVAKAIAPDYAVGPHTASLGLTFAEGNSLPAQFQQGAFIGQHGSWNRKPHSGYKVIFVPFAAGKPNGAPVDVLTGFLDKDENALGRPVGVVIDQQGGLLVADDVGNKVWRVSSAK comes from the coding sequence ATGCGCAAAACCCAACTCGCTCTCGTCATCGCCCTCGCCGGAGGACTCGCCGCCTGCGGTGAGTCCTCCAGCCTGCAAGTTTCCGACGGCACCGGTCCGTCACCGAAACTGCCCGAACCCAACAACACTCTGATCCCGACAGTGAACATCGCACCGGCGGTCGGCTGGCCTGCGGGCGGCAAACCGACCGCAGCGGCCGGTACGCAAGTCGCAGCGTTTGCCGAAGGCCTCGACCATCCGCGCTGGCTCTACGTGCTGCCCAACGGCGACGTGCTGGTGGCGGAAACCAACGCCCCGCCCAAGCCTGACGACAGCAGCGGCATTCGCGGCTGGGTGATGAAGAAAGTCATGGGCAAGGCCGGCGCTGGTGTGCCGAGCCCGAATCGCATCACTCTGCTGCGCGATGCCGACCACGACGGCGTGGCCGAGACCCGCACGGTGTTTCTGCAGAATCTCAATTCGCCGTTCGGCATGACCCTGGTCGGCAACGATTTGTACGTCGCTGACACCGATCGCCTGCTGCGTTTCCACTACGAGCCGGGCGCTACCGAGATCAAGACCCAGCCGATCAAAGTCACCGACCTGCCAGGCGGCACTCTGAACCATCACTGGACCAAGAACGTCATCGCCAGCAAGGACGGCAGCAGGTTGTACGTCACCGTCGGCTCGAACAGCAACGTTGGCGAAAACGGGCTGGATAAAGAGGAAGGTCGCGCGGCGATCTGGGAAGTGGATCGCGCCACCGGCAACCACCGGATCTTCGCCTCGGGCATTCGCAACCCCAACGGTCTCGCGTGGGAACCTACCACCGGCGCACTGTGGACGGCGGTCAACGAGCGCGACGAAATCGGCAGCGACCTGGTGCCGGACTACATCACGTCGGTCAAGGACGGCGGCTTCTATGGCTGGCCGTTCAGCTATTACGGCCAACACGTGGATGTGCGCGTCAAACCGCAAAACCTAGACCTGGTGGCCAAGGCCATCGCGCCTGACTACGCCGTAGGCCCACACACCGCCTCCCTGGGCCTGACTTTCGCCGAAGGCAACAGCTTGCCGGCGCAATTCCAGCAAGGCGCGTTCATCGGCCAGCACGGTTCATGGAACCGCAAACCGCACAGTGGCTATAAAGTGATTTTCGTACCGTTCGCGGCAGGCAAGCCAAACGGGGCACCGGTGGATGTGCTGACCGGCTTCCTCGACAAGGATGAGAACGCGTTGGGCCGCCCGGTGGGCGTGGTGATCGACCAGCAAGGTGGCTTGCTGGTGGCCGATGATGTGGGCAACAAGGTGTGGCGGGTGTCGTCCGCCAAATAA
- the cobO gene encoding cob(I)yrinic acid a,c-diamide adenosyltransferase, with translation MTDSPERDERHLARMQRKKAVIDERIANSPDECGLVLVLTGNGKGKSSSAFGMLARAMGHGMQCGVVQFIKGRNSTGEELFFRRFPEQVRFHVMGEGFTWETQDRQRDIAAAEAAWAVSRELLRDPSIGLVVLDELNIALKHGYLDLDQVLSDLQARPPMQHVIVTGRAAKPEMIEMGDTVTEMGMLKHAFQAGIKAQKGVEL, from the coding sequence ATGACCGATTCCCCCGAGCGTGACGAACGCCATCTGGCGCGTATGCAGCGCAAAAAAGCCGTGATCGACGAACGCATCGCCAACTCGCCTGACGAGTGCGGCCTGGTGCTGGTGCTGACCGGCAATGGCAAAGGCAAAAGCAGCTCGGCGTTCGGCATGCTCGCTCGCGCCATGGGCCACGGCATGCAGTGCGGCGTGGTGCAGTTCATCAAGGGCCGCAACAGCACCGGTGAAGAACTGTTCTTCCGCCGTTTCCCGGAGCAAGTGCGCTTTCACGTGATGGGCGAGGGCTTCACCTGGGAAACCCAGGATCGTCAGCGCGACATCGCCGCCGCCGAAGCCGCGTGGGCAGTGTCCCGTGAGCTGTTGCGCGATCCGTCGATCGGCCTGGTGGTGCTGGATGAACTGAACATCGCCCTCAAGCATGGCTACCTCGACCTGGATCAGGTGCTCAGCGATTTGCAGGCGCGTCCGCCGATGCAGCACGTGATCGTCACCGGTCGCGCGGCCAAGCCGGAAATGATCGAGATGGGTGACACCGTCACCGAAATGGGCATGCTCAAACACGCCTTCCAGGCCGGCATCAAAGCGCAGAAAGGCGTCGAACTTTGA